The Lolium perenne isolate Kyuss_39 chromosome 6, Kyuss_2.0, whole genome shotgun sequence genome segment tcaacgcgggCGGGTCGGCTTCcttccaggctatacaaggagaccgatcagatctggaaacagtgctcttagatctctctctctctctctctcgtgaagttccttttgctgtgctactctctagtcttccccatcccggcgactgcgtgcacagccgtccgggagagcaggcctccgaaactccgtccgttgagatcctgcaccgggagacgtgcGATAAggttttttggggagcgtctcggcgcgactgctcgctgttgTTCGTGTTCATCTTCGCCGGTCCGTCTGCTTCATCAACGActacgactacaccatgggcgacatcaacaactcccatggtggtggtggtgctactgctggtgcgaccttcccggtcgcgatgtacgtgatttccctctcctaccttgcactgctacgtattccatgttcagatctgatgcatgtgcttagtctgatatgtatggttaagtatgcttgtgcatatgTAATATTGCTtttggtaattaaactcacacagaaattgcctaataatccaacatATAACACATACGCAGTCCAAGGTAAAGGAGGATGCTTCAACCCAGCGTTTTTACATGCGCGTATATGTGAGCGTCTATATTTTtactgtgtttctaaaaaaaGAAATAGGTCGGCGAAGACGTGGTGAAGCACGAATGGGCATGGAGGCAGAGGTCGCTGCATACAGGGCAGCGTATGGAGTAGCAGCACCGAATAGCAGTACTATGGAGTAGTAGTAGGTTGCTTGACGAAATAAATAAAGTTGGCATAACTGGCGAGCGCCGTACGGGCAGGCACTGCTGAATTGCTGATCCCGCTCACGGCAGCGCATGCAGCGGCAGCGGCATCGGCATGGGATCCGTTTCGGCCGGCCGGTTGCGCGACGAGACGAGACGAAACGGAGGCGAGAGAAAGCGGAGCAAAAGATGGTGCGTGACCCTGTACCATGCATGCGATGCGCAAGGGAAACGACGCCGGTGCCAAGTGGCGGAGTAACTCTTTCCCTGCGCCCCGCTGAAACGGCCGGGCACTGCTCACCACCGCATCGGTCGAAGAAATCGAGAGAGATGGGCTGGGAAAGCGACGCGGCGCACACAAATACACATTGTCACGTACAAGTAGGCACCCTACTCCTACTACAGTGTGCGCCTAGACAGGGGTCTACTCTACCCTACACGGCTACTACTCCACAGCGCTGAGCAGAGAGTCACAGGAAGCAGAGGCCCTGCGTTTGCGTGTTTCCACTTTCCAAGGATAATTAACGCCTCCGCAACCGCAACGCAACGCCCCATTCCGTTCCCTCTCTTCTTCTTCCACCTTGCTATATATACGCGCTCACTGGCACGCCACACCGTCCACCACAAGGCAGCATTAACTCCGTAGCCGAGCTCCACACTAGCTAGCgcagaggagcaggaggaggagaatgGGCGAGGAGGCCAATTGCATCGCCGCGATGGAGGCCTGCACCAAGGCCAAGGAGAACGGCCACGCcgtgccggcgcccaagcccgacGACGCCGTTGTGGTTGtcgcggcgccggcgccggcggaggcCGATCCCCGGCTGCAGGGCATCTCCGACGCCATCCGCGTCGTCCCGCACTTCCCCAAGCAAGGCACGTCCCCCCTCCACCGCCACCTATTCTCTCTCTCGCGCGCGCGCTCGCTCGCTAGCTTCTTCTCTCGTCATCCAGCGAACCCCATGACGGCGTGCTGATGGTACTCGCTGACGCTGACGCGCAGGCATCATGTTCAACGACATCACCACGCTGCTGCTCCGCCCGGGCGTGTTCAGGGACGCCGTCGACATCTTCGTCGAGCGCTACCGCGGCATGGCCATCCACGCCGTCGCCGGTAAGAAACACCCAGTTGCTTCTTCCTTGTACACACCTACATGCATGTCCTTCTCTAGCGCTAGCGGCTCTGTTGGGTTGCAGTGTCGCGAGATTCCGTGATATCTTTGCGGGAGATCTCCCGTAGTCCTTTTGCTCCCCCCACCACCCTTGTCGTCGCCCTCGTCCGTTGTGGGTCTGCCGCGCTTTTTCGCATCGCTCGGGCTGCTCCCTTCCCAGGCCCGTCGCGCGCCTTTTCCTGGGGAGGATaatatcatatcggggccggccgCAATAATAACCCCCACGCACACTGTTCACGCTGCCTAATTAATCAACCTTTGGCGCCACGCCTAACCCAATCCAAACCACCCTGCGAGGCTGCGAAAGGATATCCCAGCCCACTCCACTGCTCACCGCCATGGTGCGCCAAAACCACTGAAAAAGATCTTACCACACGACCGCCAGTTTGTAGGATACCGGCCGTTTCGTTCATGGTGAAACCTCGTGGTGCATTGGGCATTTCGGCCATGAACCCAGGGCTTACCGAAAGGGAAAGTCGAGCGCTTGGTAGGCGTGCGTGCGCATGTGAAGGTTCATGCCCTTTTTATGCTGCTACAGTAAGATATTGGTATCGCCATGGCCATGGCCGATCTCATCCTCGGCGAGTACCATTTGTTTAGACCAAGTATGCGTTGGCGCGTGCGCGCCAGAATGTTTGGCACATGACGCGGTCgcgttcaacttctttttcaacgGGCTCTGCATACCCGTGGCCCGCATTCAAGAGCGTATCCGGGAAGGCCCTGCCACGCCCAGATCTCGCGGCCAGCCGGCCACCGGCCACCGGCCGATAGGGGACCGTGGTCCGACGGACGAACGGACGGGCGGCCGCGGCCGTGTGCCCGCTGGGGATCGGACGGTGGTTGCACACCGGATATCTCGTTTCCCTGGTCCTGCTGAGAGGTGTAATATCTCTGATGTCATGCATGTGGCCAATATGCCGTCGTTTTCACCCGAAAGTACTGCTTCTCAGATTTTGCCATCTCGTTTGTTGGATCCTCTGTCTGCATCTGCAATCCTTTGATTCTGTTTTTTTATTCGCTGCACTGCTTTCTTTAATAATAATGTATCTTAATTCTCAACTGATTAATGAAGTTATATGTTGTGTCTGCATGTCATCTTCCTCTTGTATTATACGAGTACCACCTCTTTGTTTCCCCACAAAAAAATTTTGACTTCCACGCTAAAAAAAAGACAATAAAATTGACCTACCTGCAAAAAATATTGACAAAAAATACTTAATTATGTTGGTACATAATAAAAGTTGGCTTCATGCTTTATAACCAACAATTTTTGTATATTTATATTATTTTTTGGTCGAAAAAAATACGTAAAATAAGGACGCCTATTCCTTGTAACGGATGTAGTAGTAAGTTACATTAGACATGGATGTAGCGATTATCGAAATGCATTTTAAACATATTTGTAAAAATAAAATCTACATCGGGCGTGCTAACAAAGTTGTTTCAGCAGAAATCGCCTTTTTTTCCAGCCCGTGTAAAGAAGACATATTTTGTAGAATGTGTACATAtacatgcaaaaaaaaaactttGTTTTTTTAATAATTCAAAACTTAATTTTAGAAGAAGGGAGCATATGGACCTGAGACCAGAAATGCATTTCCGTTCAGACACTtctattttattattatctgcattgGACTCTTTTGATCTGGATATGGCAAGAGTCTTGTTCAGTTCGGTGTGAGTTTCCTAGTGGAGCGAGCTCAAGGTTTGTTCTGACTTTTGTTGTGATTCTTCAGGGATCGAGGCGAGAGGATTCATATTCGGCCCGGCCATCGCGTTAGCCATCGGAGCCAAGTTCATACCGTTGCGTAAGCCTAAGAAACTCCCAGGTGAGGTTCACCTGAACATGTTCCTATAATGTTTTGTGGATGATTTGCATGCTCGGAAACCTGCTGCCATTTGTCTTTCTATCTTGCCGTAGCAACATAGCTGAGTACTTGTTTTTCCTTCTTTCACCGGGTATAGGAGAAAGTAAAACTGGTAATCTGAATGTGAAAAGATCACTACTGTTATGCCCGTAATGTCTGACACGGAGATGTCACCAATACGTTTATGCAGCGCATGATTAAATGTTAAGAAATTTGCAGTACCTTTTGTAATATCTCTGTTTACACTTTCCATCACATACTCTATTACACTGAAAGATACTGTGTTGATTCAGTTTGACTTCACTGTCAACTGAAGTACGTTTGCTGCAAACTAATCCACTAACGTCGGTTTTTTTTTCAAAACTGAAAGGTGAGGTGATTTCGGAGACCTATGTTCTTGAGTATGGAACTGATTGTTTGGAGATGCATGTTGGCGCCATAGAACCTGGTGAGCGCGTCTTGATCGTCGATGATTTGGTTGCAACTGGTGGGACACTCTGCGCTGCTATAAACCTTATGGGTACGTATTGCCAACAATCCAAGTCTATGATTATGCAGCCGCATGAAACCTAAACCTGTAATTGCATAATTTCTGAACATATGTGGTACGCAGTTAGTAGCTGTTGAGGCCTGTAAAGAATCTACAAAGATCATGATTCTGATAGCTATTTTCCTTGGGTGATTTGCATGGATGCCATTTTTTTTATTCTCTCTTGCTTGTGCAACTTCAGAGGTTTTACCCTTTCCACTGGCATATTCACAGCACACTATTCGCTGGTCGACATAACAGTTAATCAGTCAATTTGCCCTTCCTAGCCCGTGACACCAGTGCATTGTAGATTCACAGTTGGTTCAGCATCAGATTACCAAGTATCGTATCGAGTGGATCAGTCACTTTTCTTCACAATACAAGTGGATCGGTCACTTATCTCGAAACTGCGCCACACACTGAACATCTGTTATCACGTTCAAATCCACAGCCACTACTGCACCAGTATTGCCAGAAACGACTTAAATAATCCTGGAAAGTATAACAGACTAATTGGATTTGCTTGTACGGCGTGCAGACATCCATACCACTAGGTGATAAGTGACCAGTAACATGCCCATGACAGGCATTATATCTCGTAATCAAGAGGACATCTTGGGAAGAtctctctggagagaatcttgtcTGAAGATATGTCCTAATACAAGTTGATCTGGAAACATGATTTGATGTTGACACTACATGTTTTGAGTACTACCACCACAGAATCAAGTACTCTTACCTTGCTACTATCTTTTCAGCTACACCTTTCGTTGTCTGCACTCTGCAGCTTCTGACGCTATCATGCTAGTATTAAACATGCATCTTTTTTATAATAGTATTCACAGAACCTGTTTCTAGAACACAGCCCTGCCCTTTTAGATACTTTTCTGAATGGATTTTATCTTGCACTACTAAAGATTATATTGTAGACTTTTGGAATGCTTTTTCTTACTGAAAAGTTTGATTTTCAGAACGTGCTGGAGCTGATGTCGTTGAGTGTGCTTGTCTCATTGGGCTCCCAAAATTCAAGGTATTCTCACTCGACATGACTCGCATATTATCCAAACTGGGACTGAGATTTCATAAACCTAATTTTCTTCTTCTTTATTCTTACTACTCCTAACTGTTAGCATCTCATTTGTTTACTGCTATGAAGCCTAGTAAATCACATTTTCACTGGATTTGACCACTTCAACTGCAATAGTTCTTGGCATGCACAACTTTACTAGCTTGATCAGTTACTGCCTGCTCTGTGCCCTTCATATAGCCTGTTGATGCTACATAGCTTCAGACAAGGGAGTCAATGGTATAGTTTCACGAAAAAGCAACCTGAACAAACATGACCATGTCTACTCTGTTTCCCACAGCTGATAAGTGGTGTTTTGGCTCACATGTGCATAAGAACCTGTTATGAAAAATACATTTTTTTTAAATGTCAAAAAAATCGCGTGTACATCTAGACATTCTATTCACACACAAGTTTTCATGGAAAAAGAACATTTTATGTGACCTCTATAAAAgggaaatacttttgtacacaCACGCATGGATGTGGGTGTTTCCGTGTAAAAAGATTTAAAAAAACCTCTCGTCAATAGTCATGTTGAATcatcaaaatttatctttttaAATTGAACACAAAAAAatgttccccccccccccccgaaagctTCCGTACAACCAAGATGTTCATGGTCATATGCATCAGAAAAAATGTTCCTTTTACATTGGAATTTATTTCAGAATCATTTGTCATTTTTAAATGTGTTTTTACACAACGGGTTCAGTTGCACTTATCAGCCAAATTGGATTTATCTGTGTCTCTTTTTCTTGTCCTTTCTTCTACAAAACCAAGAGGAAAAGAATTCGAAAAAAAGGCGTGGTCATTAACACTGAACTAAGAACAATGATAAACAGTTGATTGAAAAGATATCCTTTCGACATTCTCGAATTGCCCTAGTACTTTGCAAGATCATGCACGTGCCATCGTTCTACTTGATTTTTTTTCGCTTAGGGAGTTCTACTTGAATAGTTACTGAGACAGCAACTCTTATGCAGGATTTCTACAAGCTCAATGGAAAGCCTGTGTATGTACTGGTGGAGTCTCGTGAATATGAAAAATGAGAAATCTGTAACCAGGGTGAGCCTCAAGTTCCCTCTTCTTACAGATACAAACACTAAAACTGAAACTGAACCCAACTAAATGGTGCTCACATACCCTGCTCTCATCTGATCTGTTTTCTCAGGGGCGCAACAATGGCTTTCATTCCGCAAGTGAACGGTGGGCGGATGTCGATCGACGAGTCTGCTGCGGTACATTATTAAGGCTAGCTTCTGTATTAGAGAggaagagggggagagagagggCATCGATGTAGTCTTTGTAGGCTGAGTAGTAGTTTTCTTTTTTTCAAGAGTACTGAAGAGCTTCGTTGTTCTCGGGAAAAATGATCATTAGCTGAAACGAGAGTTCTGTCGTTGCATCATTCATGATTAATTGTGTGGCTTAAATCGTTGTCTCGGGCAAAAGAAGAGGAGAAATCATTGCATTCTTGCTGCAGATGTTTGTGACAGGAACCACAAGGAGCAGTATTTTGCCTCATCGATGAGACACGAAGACGTGCAGCAATGCAGGCCTCGTCGTCCTCCCCGCGCCAGGATGGGATCCCGTGCAGGCTTCGTGCATCAGTGCATGTCGTGTCGTGCGCGCTAGTACTACCATCCTCTCAGCGTCGATCGTCTTGGCAGACGACGTGTCTTGTCTTGTCACGTCGATGGAATCCGCAGGGCTTGCCGGCCCGGCCACCCGGTCAGATGACACAGTATACAGGAGTCGTCCTCTAGCTACCCTACTCTAGGGTATCTGCAGGCGACCACCGGCCGGGCCTGGCAGCGGTGGTATCTGCTGACATGAACTCAAGGGCGTGATTGGTTCTTCTACATCGGAGGAATTTATCTTTGGAAAAGATGTGTGTGAAAATTCCACATATAATTCACCTTATGCATCTAGTTTGGTTCCAACAATTTCTTCCGAGCATTGTAGCAGAAGCTAAGCCCCTCGTCGATTGGTTGCCCATGTCAAACCAGAAGTCGTTTGGTTACAAGACGTTTTCTTAATACGGTAAGCTCATCGACTATGTGCTGTGCTTACCTGGTAAAGAAATATTGCCTACAAGATGTTTGCCACAATAACAATTCAAGTGACAATTAATATATAACACATAATCAGTAAAACTAACATAGTTGTAGCAGTGGATCACAGTGTTGCATCACAAAGTTAGCTATGTGATGTTATAT includes the following:
- the LOC127307118 gene encoding adenine phosphoribosyltransferase 4, with protein sequence MGEEANCIAAMEACTKAKENGHAVPAPKPDDAVVVVAAPAPAEADPRLQGISDAIRVVPHFPKQGIMFNDITTLLLRPGVFRDAVDIFVERYRGMAIHAVAGIEARGFIFGPAIALAIGAKFIPLRKPKKLPGEVISETYVLEYGTDCLEMHVGAIEPGERVLIVDDLVATGGTLCAAINLMERAGADVVECACLIGLPKFKDFYKLNGKPVYVLVESREYEK